A window of Deinococcus seoulensis contains these coding sequences:
- the fabG gene encoding 3-oxoacyl-[acyl-carrier-protein] reductase: MTETPRKVALITGSSRGLGRAMALKLAQDGFDVAVHYGRNADEAGKVAAEAREAGVRAEVFGADLTVPANAGTLVETVIKEMGRLDVLVNNAGITRDTLAIRMKDEDWDAVIQTNLSSAFIACRAAIKHMMRARSGRIINIASVVGLTGNPGQANYVASKAGLIGLSKALAKEYGGRGITVNAVAPGFIESDMTAQLPENVQQGYLGSIPLARFGQPQEVAALVAFLASDGAGYITGQTIGVDGGLNPH; encoded by the coding sequence ATGACCGAAACCCCCCGTAAAGTCGCCCTGATCACCGGCAGCAGCCGTGGCCTGGGCCGCGCCATGGCCCTCAAACTCGCGCAGGACGGCTTCGATGTCGCCGTTCACTACGGCCGGAACGCCGACGAGGCCGGGAAGGTCGCCGCCGAGGCCCGAGAGGCCGGCGTGCGCGCCGAGGTGTTCGGCGCCGACCTGACCGTCCCCGCCAACGCCGGGACGCTCGTCGAGACGGTCATCAAAGAGATGGGCCGCCTGGACGTGCTCGTGAACAACGCCGGGATCACCCGCGACACCCTCGCCATCCGCATGAAGGACGAGGACTGGGACGCCGTCATCCAGACGAACCTGTCGAGCGCCTTCATCGCCTGCCGCGCGGCGATCAAGCACATGATGCGCGCCCGCTCGGGCCGGATCATCAACATTGCCAGCGTGGTCGGCCTGACCGGCAACCCCGGACAGGCGAACTATGTGGCCAGCAAGGCCGGACTGATCGGCCTGAGCAAGGCGCTGGCCAAGGAGTACGGCGGGCGCGGCATCACCGTGAACGCGGTGGCGCCCGGCTTCATCGAGAGCGACATGACCGCCCAACTGCCCGAGAACGTGCAGCAGGGGTACCTCGGCAGCATTCCGCTGGCGCGTTTCGGGCAGCCGCAGGAGGTCGCGGCGCTCGTGGCGTTCCTCGCCAGCGACGGTGCCGGGTACATCACCGGGCAGACCATCGGCGTGGACGGCGGATTGAACCCCCACTGA
- the fabD gene encoding ACP S-malonyltransferase yields the protein MRIAALFPGQGSHSVGMGADLTAAFPEAAEVYTQVEHVLPGLRALIESGPLDDLTLTANQQPALVAASVAAYRAWRAQTGLTPAFAAGHSLGEYSALVAADALSLGDALRLTRRRGELMQAAVPVGAGAMSAVMGDPAVVQEVCAETDGVQPANFNAPTQTVISGTKEGVEAANAALKARGLKAIPLKVSAPFHCPLMDPAASGLAPDLQTTAFAPPAFPVYANVTAEANTDPTALPGLLTEQITGAVRWVETIQALAEAGADVFIEFGPGTVLTGLVRRILPDARTINVGTAAQVQDFTL from the coding sequence ATGAGGATCGCCGCGCTGTTCCCCGGTCAGGGCAGCCACAGCGTCGGCATGGGCGCCGACCTGACCGCCGCGTTCCCCGAGGCGGCCGAGGTCTACACGCAGGTCGAGCACGTCCTGCCGGGCCTGCGCGCCCTGATCGAGTCCGGCCCACTGGACGACCTGACCCTGACCGCCAACCAGCAGCCCGCCCTGGTGGCCGCCAGCGTCGCCGCGTACCGCGCGTGGCGCGCGCAGACCGGACTGACACCCGCCTTCGCCGCCGGGCATTCGCTGGGCGAGTACTCCGCACTGGTCGCCGCCGACGCCCTGAGTCTCGGGGACGCGCTGCGCCTGACCCGCCGGCGCGGCGAACTGATGCAGGCCGCCGTGCCCGTCGGAGCCGGAGCCATGAGCGCCGTCATGGGCGACCCGGCCGTCGTCCAGGAGGTCTGCGCCGAGACCGACGGCGTGCAGCCCGCCAACTTCAACGCGCCCACCCAGACCGTCATCAGCGGCACGAAAGAAGGCGTGGAAGCCGCGAACGCCGCCCTGAAGGCACGCGGCCTGAAAGCCATCCCCCTGAAGGTCAGTGCGCCCTTCCACTGCCCCCTGATGGACCCGGCCGCCAGTGGCCTCGCCCCGGACCTCCAGACGACCGCGTTCGCGCCGCCCGCCTTCCCGGTGTACGCGAACGTGACCGCCGAGGCGAACACCGACCCCACCGCCCTGCCGGGGCTGCTGACCGAACAGATCACCGGCGCGGTGCGCTGGGTCGAGACCATCCAGGCCCTCGCGGAGGCCGGTGCAGACGTGTTCATCGAATTCGGCCCCGGCACCGTCCTGACCGGTCTCGTCAGGCGCATCCTGCCCGACGCCCGCACCATCAACGTCGGCACGGCCGCGCAGGTGCAGGACTTCACGCTGTGA
- the acpP gene encoding acyl carrier protein, giving the protein MATFDDVKDVIVDKLGVDGDKVVPEARFVEDLGADSLETVELIMGLEDKFGITISDEDAETIRTVQAAVDYIESKQ; this is encoded by the coding sequence ATGGCAACTTTTGATGATGTGAAAGACGTGATCGTTGACAAGCTCGGCGTGGACGGCGACAAGGTGGTCCCCGAAGCCCGCTTCGTGGAAGACCTGGGTGCCGACAGCCTCGAAACCGTGGAACTGATCATGGGTCTCGAAGACAAGTTCGGCATCACCATCAGCGACGAGGACGCCGAAACGATCCGCACGGTCCAGGCCGCCGTGGATTACATCGAGAGCAAGCAGTAA
- a CDS encoding beta-ketoacyl-ACP synthase III, translating to MSDPAARPSLGITALGMYVPERIVPNAEFEARMDTNADWIESRTGIRERRFAAPEQFTSDVGVMAVRDMLRRDPQALQGVDAIICATVSPDALMPSTAALIGMQVGLVGAAAFDLSTACSGFVYGLSVAQGLIMSGAARRVLVVGAEALSKIVDQDDRNTAILFGDGAGAAVIGPVPAGYGFQEFVMGADGNGGSSLYLRCVAPTLPGGFDMGHSVGMNGREVFKFAVRVLGESGAQVLAKSGLTSADVDWVIPHQANVRIIEAAMDRFGLPMERAVVNLDRYGNTSSATVPMALDEAVQDGRVQDGQQLLLIAFGGGLSWVAGTMKWWGGAPSLKPAPHAGVSA from the coding sequence ATGAGTGACCCCGCCGCCCGCCCCAGCCTCGGCATCACCGCGCTGGGCATGTACGTGCCGGAACGCATCGTGCCCAACGCGGAATTCGAGGCCCGCATGGACACCAACGCCGACTGGATCGAGTCCCGCACCGGCATCCGCGAACGCCGCTTCGCCGCGCCGGAACAGTTCACGTCCGACGTGGGCGTCATGGCCGTGCGCGACATGCTGCGGCGCGACCCGCAGGCCCTTCAGGGCGTGGACGCGATCATCTGCGCCACCGTCAGCCCCGACGCGCTGATGCCCTCGACCGCCGCCCTGATCGGCATGCAGGTCGGTCTGGTCGGCGCGGCCGCCTTCGACCTGAGTACCGCGTGCAGCGGCTTCGTGTACGGCCTGAGCGTCGCGCAGGGCCTGATCATGAGCGGCGCGGCCCGCCGCGTGCTCGTCGTGGGCGCCGAGGCCCTCAGCAAGATCGTGGACCAGGACGACCGCAACACCGCCATCCTGTTCGGGGACGGCGCGGGCGCCGCCGTGATCGGCCCGGTCCCCGCCGGGTACGGCTTCCAGGAATTCGTGATGGGCGCCGACGGGAACGGCGGGTCCAGCCTGTACCTGCGCTGCGTGGCCCCCACCCTGCCCGGCGGCTTCGACATGGGCCACTCGGTCGGCATGAACGGCCGCGAGGTCTTCAAGTTCGCGGTGCGTGTGCTGGGCGAGAGCGGCGCGCAGGTGCTCGCCAAGAGCGGCCTGACCAGCGCCGACGTGGACTGGGTCATTCCGCACCAGGCGAACGTGCGGATCATCGAGGCCGCCATGGACCGCTTTGGGCTGCCCATGGAGCGCGCCGTCGTGAACCTCGACCGCTACGGCAACACCAGTTCCGCGACCGTGCCCATGGCCCTCGACGAGGCCGTGCAGGACGGCCGCGTGCAGGACGGCCAGCAACTGCTGCTGATCGCGTTCGGCGGCGGCCTGAGCTGGGTGGCGGGCACCATGAAATGGTGGGGCGGCGCGCCCAGCCTGAAGCCCGCACCGCACGCCGGGGTGAGCGCATGA
- the fabF gene encoding beta-ketoacyl-ACP synthase II, with translation MSVTGLKRVVITGLGPVTPIGVGAQAYAQAQRAGQSGIATITHFDPAETASRIAGEVNDDLSPFVDPREARKLDRYVQLALAAAALAVQDSGLTEEQLRGEGTGTIVGSGIGGVKTFEDQAGVLHSRGPGRISPMFIPMMIANMATGHVAMRYGATGPSSTVVTACATGTGAIGDAARYIQLGLADTMIAGGSEAAITPIAIGGFSNMKALSTRNDDPQRASRPFSATRDGFVLGEGAGVVILEEYEKAVARGATIYAEIVGYGTSADAHHITTPAPEGRGAQVAMRMALRTAGVNPEQVGYINAHGTSTHFNDLHETQGIKHVFGKHAHTLAVSSTKSMTGHLLGAAGAIEAIAVAQALRDGILPPTINLTDPDPELDLDYIPEGAREVQVEYALSNSFAFGGQNAALLFKRV, from the coding sequence GTGAGCGTCACAGGGTTGAAACGGGTTGTTATCACGGGCCTCGGGCCGGTCACGCCGATCGGCGTGGGCGCGCAGGCTTACGCGCAGGCGCAACGCGCCGGACAGAGCGGCATTGCCACCATCACGCACTTCGATCCGGCCGAGACGGCCAGCCGGATCGCCGGGGAAGTCAACGACGACCTGTCGCCCTTCGTGGACCCCCGCGAGGCCCGCAAGCTCGACCGGTACGTGCAACTCGCGCTGGCCGCCGCCGCGCTGGCCGTGCAGGACAGCGGCCTGACCGAGGAACAGCTGCGCGGCGAGGGCACCGGCACCATCGTCGGCAGCGGCATCGGCGGCGTGAAAACCTTCGAGGATCAGGCGGGCGTGCTGCACTCACGCGGACCGGGGCGCATCAGCCCCATGTTCATTCCCATGATGATCGCCAACATGGCCACCGGGCACGTCGCCATGCGCTACGGCGCGACCGGCCCCAGCAGCACCGTCGTGACTGCCTGCGCCACCGGCACCGGCGCCATCGGCGACGCCGCGCGCTACATCCAGCTGGGCCTCGCGGACACCATGATCGCCGGGGGCAGCGAGGCCGCCATCACGCCCATCGCCATCGGCGGGTTCTCGAACATGAAAGCCCTGTCCACCCGCAACGACGACCCCCAGCGGGCCAGCCGCCCGTTCAGCGCCACCCGCGACGGCTTCGTGCTGGGCGAGGGCGCGGGCGTCGTGATCCTCGAAGAGTACGAGAAGGCCGTGGCGCGCGGCGCGACCATCTACGCCGAGATCGTCGGGTACGGCACCAGCGCCGACGCGCACCACATCACCACGCCCGCCCCCGAGGGACGCGGCGCGCAGGTCGCCATGCGCATGGCCCTGCGTACCGCCGGCGTGAACCCCGAACAGGTCGGGTACATCAACGCGCACGGCACCAGCACGCACTTCAACGACCTGCACGAAACGCAGGGCATCAAGCACGTGTTCGGCAAGCACGCCCACACGCTGGCCGTCAGCTCCACCAAGAGCATGACCGGGCACCTGCTCGGCGCGGCCGGCGCCATCGAGGCCATCGCCGTCGCCCAGGCGCTGCGGGACGGCATCCTGCCCCCCACCATCAACCTGACCGACCCCGACCCGGAACTCGACCTCGACTACATCCCCGAAGGCGCGCGCGAGGTGCAGGTCGAGTACGCCCTGAGCAACTCCTTCGCGTTCGGCGGGCAGAACGCCGCGCTGCTGTTCAAACGCGTCTGA